Below is a genomic region from Paenibacillus rhizovicinus.
CTCATGATCATCATATATTGGGACTGCCAAGCGATCTGCTCGCCAGCCGCCGGCAAGCCGACGCCCAGAATGGTTTTCATATGCTGCTTATCGAACGAGACGTAATCCTTGAGCCGGATCGGGCTCGGAATACGGCGGTACAACAGGATGATCAGGACGATGATGCCGATAATCCGGCTGCAGATGGTCGAGACGGCCGCGCCCGTAACGCCCCATTCCGGGAAGCCCATGTGGCCGAAGATCAGCAGGTAATTACCCGCGACGTGGAGCACGTTAACGCCGAACGTGACATACATGACGTCCCGCGTTCTGCCGTTCGCGCGAAGAATCGACGATACCGCGTACGACACCGCTTCGACCCAGATGAACCCGCCGATGAACCTCATATATTTATTCGCAATCGCGATTTGCGCCGGATCCAGGTTGAGCATTTCCATGAACTGCTTGCTGAATACGAACAACACCAAGCTGACGATCAGGCCGAAGATGACGTTAAGCGAGATGGCCAGCGCCGAGATGCGGCTCGCCGTTTCCTTCTTCCCTGCCCCTAAATACTGCGTGACTGCCACGCTCGTGCCGATGCCGACGAAACCGAACATTAGAATACAGAACACGATAATCTCATTGGCCAAGCCGACTGCCCCGGCTACATTATCCGAAATCCGGCTTAGCATGAATACATCGGCGGTACCCAGCATCATCCGCAGGACGGAATCGATGAGGATCGGCCACGTTAGCGCGAATAAACTTAATTTTTTCCAGGTCGGAATCGCTTCCCCCGTTTGTTCCCCAAGTTTCATAAAACGGTCTATCTCCCTATTCTCGTGATGAACACTGATGTCCAGCTGTGCTTGCCTTCATCATTATGCCATAGGGCGCTTCGCCTCCGCTTGTCCAATATTTATGTCTTTTGGGTTTATATTTGATGAAATGGGAGCCTTTCTGTTACCATGTTTAACGTAAAGGAGCGATTCACCTTATGATCAAGAATACCAAAGTGGGCCGGAACGACCCATGTCCCTGCGGCAGCGGGCTGAAATACAAGAAATGCTGCTTGTCCAAGGACGAGGCGTCCCGTGCCTTGCAAGCCCAAGCGCAGGTCTCGGCAGCGCCTGCTTCGATCTCGTTCGAAAACGAGCAATTATACATCGCCGTACCCGAGACGATCGAAGAGATGTACGCGTCGATCGACCGCATCGCTTGGTCTCAGCCTCCATACGGCAGCCTGGCCAAAGAGCTCGTCCCGCATCTTGCCGATCGTTTCACATGGGACGAAATCAATGCGACGGTACTGATTTGGTTCGCTTATTCCAGAGAAAACGCGCCGATCGTGCCGAAGCCGGGCGTCGTGTTCGCCGCGCTGGAATACAGCCTGTCCTTGCTGACCGGACGCCAAGACGTGACCAAAGCCGAGGTCGCGAAGCGGTACGAAGTGTCCGCGGGCAGCGTGTCCAAACGGATCGGCGAGCTCGCTCCATTCGTGGATCGCGCGATTGAAGCCTTGAACGGCGAGCACTAAGGGCTCGTACGAATGGCCTGCACGAAGAGCCATCGCTGAAGGGCAATAAGCCGATAATCCTACTTTTATAACGAGAAACAGCCCTATTACAGGAGCTGCCCGGGCCATGCGACGATGCATGGCTGCCGGGCAGCTCCTTTTTCTGCTTTTCCGGCCGCATAGACAGCGGCTCCGTAGTCCGCGTCCCGTATTGGACCTGGACCTGCATGATTGAACCTACATGAACCCAAGCTTCCTGGACGCATTGTCCGTCAGCCATTCGCGGCTGCGCCCTTTGGCATAATCCGACTGCATCTCGGCGATCAGCTGCTCCAAATTCACGACATGCTCGTAATGCATTTGTAAAGCAGCGGAGGCGTACAACTCGCTTAGCTGGGCCAGCGAGAAGCCTTCCGCCGCTCGCGCCGCGCGGGCGACCGTCTCCTCGTCCGCGAAGCGCCCCAAGCCTTTGTGCATCAGGTAAGACAGGCGCAATGATTCGTTCGGCGTCTTCACTTCGTAAGCGCGGTCGAAGCGGCCGGCCCGGTTCATGAGGGCGGGGTCGATTTTCTCCGGATAGTTCGTCGTGCCGATCAGGTAGATGCCTTCCTTCGACGTGGCCCCGTCCAGCGTGTTCAGGAAGTACGAACGGCAGGCGTTCGGCATCGAGTCGATATCCTCGATGACGAGCACCATCGGCGCCATTTGCGTCGCGGCCGCGAATACTTCCTGAATCGATCCGCTGCTCGTATATTCCGTGATCTGCCAATACGCGACGGGAGCGGATGCGGTCGTCGATATGGATTTGACCAGCGTGGTCTTGCCGTTGCCGGGCTTGCCGTACAGCAGGATACCTCTCTTATACGGAATGCCGTACGTCTGGAAGAACGACCGGTCCTCCGAGAAGAACTCGTCGATCGAGCGGTAAATCTGCGTCTTCAGCTCTTCATCCATGAACACCTCGTCCCGGGTAACGGGCGCGGACGCCGACTCCCGGTTCTGCTCCAATCCTTCCTTGGTATCGGTGAATACGACGATTTTAGGATTCGCAAGCTGGCGCGTCCTCAGCTCCTCCAGAAACCGGAGCATCCCTTCGTCGTTCTCGCCGAAGATGAGATCCTCGTAGCCGAGGCCGTGCGCCGTCAAGCGGGGCACGCGGGCCATCGCGACGCGGTGCTGCGTATAGATGAACAGGTTGTTGCGCACGGCAGGCCGAATCGTATAACCGCTTTGGTTCTGCCCGGGATCGCCCGTAAACTCGAACACGCTCGTCTCGACGAGGTCGAACAGGCTCGCCGCATGCTCGATCCCCTCGTAACCGGCCGACAGATCCGCTTCGAGGCCGTTCCACACTTCGTTGCCGTCATCCTGATAATAAAGGCGGAAGGCCGTTCCGAAGCGTCGGCTCAGAAAATCCGCGATCGCCTGCACGATCGCGATGTAGTTGAAATAGCTTCCCGCGTCCGGCGACGCGCCGGCGAAACGATCGGCACGGACGATAAACGGCGGTTCAGCCGCCGGCTGCAGCTGTACATTCATTCGTTTCATACCCATAGGCTTGGGCTCACACTCCTTTCACAACCGCTAGAGGGCGGCACTTGGCGACAACGTCGGCCAGTCTTGCGTTCACGACGCTGTCGATGATGCGGTCGACGTCTTTGTACGCTTGCGGCGATTCGTCGAGGATGGCTTCCAGCCCGCGGTGATTGACGACGATCTCGTCTTCCCGGCCGATGCGCATGGAAGCGGCGAACTCATCCACCGTGACCAGCTGCTTCGTCGCGTTCCGCGAACGAACCCGGCCTGCTCCGTGGCAGATGGAGTGATAGTTCCGGCCGCCGTCCTGCGCGCCGACCATCAAGTACGAGGATGTGCCCATGGAGCCCGGGATAAGCGCGGGATGGCCCGTTTCCCGGTACGGCTCGGGATTGTCGGCATGGCCGGCCGGCAGAGCGCGCGTCGTGCCTTTGCGATGCACGAAGAGCGCCTCGCCATCGTGTTCTTCCTCGCACGCGTAATTGTGCATCAGATCGTACAGCGTGCGCGTCTCCGCCTGGGCGCCGAACGTCTCTTTGAACGCATCGCGGACAGCGAAGGCCATCAGATGGCGATTCGCCACGGCGAAGTTCAGCGCGGAGTACATCAGATTGGCGTACGTCTGCCCGGCTTCGCTGCCGAGCGGCGCGAACACGAGCTTCGGATCGCTCGTGCCAAGCCCGAGCCGATGCATCGTCTTGACGACCTCGGAGCCGCTGTATTGATTGACCGCTCCGCCCCATGCACGGGAGCCGGAGTGGATCATGATCGCCACTTGGCCGTCCCGCAGCCCCCAGCTCTCCGCGATAGGCCGGTTCTCTTCGTTGAGGCTGATCGCCTGGATTTCGATGAAGTGATTGCCGCCGCCCAGCGTTCCGAGCTGGCGGTGCGACCGATGCCACACCGGCTCCGGAATGCGGTTCAGCGCTTCTTCGTCAAAGTGGAAGCGGCTGCTCTCGACATGCGTGAGCGATGTCGCTTTTCTCGGCGTATAGGCATCCGGCACGTATTTGCCGGGGAGACCGTGCAGCCCTTTGCGCAGCACATCCTCCAGCCGGATATCGGAGAAGTAGCCACGCGCGTGATTTTCCACCGGAATGCGTTTCTCGATCGCCTTCACCAGCTTGCGGCGCAGCTTCACGTCCTGCAATTCGCTTGCCTGCAGGTTCGTCAGATGGACCCGCATGCCGCAGCCGATATCGCTGCCGACGATGGAAGGCGAGACGAATCCGTCCTCCGCTCCCCAGACGGCCGTCGTGCCGATGCAGGTGCCGACCCCGACATGCGCGTCCGGCGTATAGCTCATATAGCGGATATGGGGAATTTGCAAATTGTTGTTCGCCATCTCGAGAACTTTGTTCCCCATGGCATGAAATAATTCGTCGTGGGCGAAGACGTGCAAATCGCCGGCAGGCAGATCGATTCGCCGATAATAAGGGTTTGTTGGTTGCGTAAAGTAAGGGTTGTTTGATTGCATAAAGTCCTTTAATTCCTCTCGTGTTAAAAGATTAATATGATTCAGGCTGCCTCCTTCCCGGACGGCAGCGAATGAATGAAAACGCAAAAAGACCGCAAGCGTCATCGCTTACGGTCTTCGCGCAACAAGAAATGAAGGGTTCCCTTCCCGAACGACGCAGCCGCGCCGGAACGGACGAGATCCTTATTAATCGATTGCTTGGGCCCGTAGAGGCCGATGGACAATGAACGGAATATTCGGTTGCGGCAGTGCGGCGTAGCGACGTTGAAGCATTCCGGTCATGTCGGTCGACCTCCTTTCTGGTTATGATGGTGTTAATCATACGAGCCAAGGGAATGATTGTCAATCGAAAAATAGAAAAAAGTGATTGAGGCAATTAATTATTTTTATCGTAAACGATAGTCCGCGCTTCCCGCATCACGTCTAGCGATAACGAAACGTAATCTTGTACGCCCGTCCCGAGTAGTAATACGAATAGCCGGCCAATCCATTGCTTGCCGCAATGGCCGCTTTCAGATCCGCA
It encodes:
- a CDS encoding RtcB family protein, whose amino-acid sequence is MQSNNPYFTQPTNPYYRRIDLPAGDLHVFAHDELFHAMGNKVLEMANNNLQIPHIRYMSYTPDAHVGVGTCIGTTAVWGAEDGFVSPSIVGSDIGCGMRVHLTNLQASELQDVKLRRKLVKAIEKRIPVENHARGYFSDIRLEDVLRKGLHGLPGKYVPDAYTPRKATSLTHVESSRFHFDEEALNRIPEPVWHRSHRQLGTLGGGNHFIEIQAISLNEENRPIAESWGLRDGQVAIMIHSGSRAWGGAVNQYSGSEVVKTMHRLGLGTSDPKLVFAPLGSEAGQTYANLMYSALNFAVANRHLMAFAVRDAFKETFGAQAETRTLYDLMHNYACEEEHDGEALFVHRKGTTRALPAGHADNPEPYRETGHPALIPGSMGTSSYLMVGAQDGGRNYHSICHGAGRVRSRNATKQLVTVDEFAASMRIGREDEIVVNHRGLEAILDESPQAYKDVDRIIDSVVNARLADVVAKCRPLAVVKGV
- a CDS encoding AAA family ATPase, encoding MGMKRMNVQLQPAAEPPFIVRADRFAGASPDAGSYFNYIAIVQAIADFLSRRFGTAFRLYYQDDGNEVWNGLEADLSAGYEGIEHAASLFDLVETSVFEFTGDPGQNQSGYTIRPAVRNNLFIYTQHRVAMARVPRLTAHGLGYEDLIFGENDEGMLRFLEELRTRQLANPKIVVFTDTKEGLEQNRESASAPVTRDEVFMDEELKTQIYRSIDEFFSEDRSFFQTYGIPYKRGILLYGKPGNGKTTLVKSISTTASAPVAYWQITEYTSSGSIQEVFAAATQMAPMVLVIEDIDSMPNACRSYFLNTLDGATSKEGIYLIGTTNYPEKIDPALMNRAGRFDRAYEVKTPNESLRLSYLMHKGLGRFADEETVARAARAAEGFSLAQLSELYASAALQMHYEHVVNLEQLIAEMQSDYAKGRSREWLTDNASRKLGFM
- a CDS encoding SEC-C metal-binding domain-containing protein, whose translation is MIKNTKVGRNDPCPCGSGLKYKKCCLSKDEASRALQAQAQVSAAPASISFENEQLYIAVPETIEEMYASIDRIAWSQPPYGSLAKELVPHLADRFTWDEINATVLIWFAYSRENAPIVPKPGVVFAALEYSLSLLTGRQDVTKAEVAKRYEVSAGSVSKRIGELAPFVDRAIEALNGEH
- a CDS encoding MATE family efflux transporter, with translation MKLGEQTGEAIPTWKKLSLFALTWPILIDSVLRMMLGTADVFMLSRISDNVAGAVGLANEIIVFCILMFGFVGIGTSVAVTQYLGAGKKETASRISALAISLNVIFGLIVSLVLFVFSKQFMEMLNLDPAQIAIANKYMRFIGGFIWVEAVSYAVSSILRANGRTRDVMYVTFGVNVLHVAGNYLLIFGHMGFPEWGVTGAAVSTICSRIIGIIVLIILLYRRIPSPIRLKDYVSFDKQHMKTILGVGLPAAGEQIAWQSQYMMIMSFVNIIGQQALSAHIYVFNISMYFMALSTSIGIATEIIIGHMVGAGEKKAAYYRLLKSLRLSIVMTAVVVAITALFRFKLVGLFTDDPKIIAMGAGIFLISLVLEPGRVFNIVVINSLRAAGDAKFPVLMGVFSMWGVCVPLAYYLGVHLEWGLAGIWIAFTVDEWLRGLLMLARWKSGVWAKKSFVHPPVQEQPEATVSV